The following is a genomic window from Trueperaceae bacterium.
TCGAGGCCGACGCAGACGTCGCCGTTCCCTACGTGCTCCCCGCCGACGCACCTCCCCGACCCGGCCGCTACCTCTATCGCAACATCCGCAGTGAAGGCGGCCTCATAAGCAATGTCCTCGACCTCGCTCGCTACCTTCGCGTGTTCCTCGCGGGCGGGGCAGGGGTGGTCGAGCCGGGATCGGTCGAGGCGATGATGAGGCCCAGGGTAGACGGCCCGTTCCGCCGTTCCGGACTGGCGGGCGAGCCGGCCGGGGACGTGGCCAGCGGTTGGGGGTTCGGCCTGGTCGCGGAGGAGCTGCTCGGCCGCAAGATGGTAGGTCACGGGGGCAGCGTGCTGGTCTCCACGGCATATCTGGCGTTCCTTCCGGAGGATGGCCTGGGCGTGGCGGTGCTCGCCAATGCGAGCGGCTACCCCCTGCGGAAGATAGCCAGGGCAGCGCTGGCCACGATGCTGGGCGAAGGGCCGGAAGTCGTGCCGGCCGTGAAGGTCGAGAGCGAGCTCGAAAGCGTCTGCGGCCGCTACCGCGGTTTCCGCGGAGCGATCGAAGCGACGGTAGAGAGGGAGGGCGACTTCCTGCGACTCCGGTTCGACGGATCAGCTGCTGAGCAGGCGATCCTCGTGCCGGAGCAGCTGACCGGAAGGGAGCTTCGCTTCTTCACGCTGACCGACGGCCTTCGACTCCCGGTCGTGATACGGCGCAGCCAGACCGGAACCGAGCTCCTTTTCGAACGGCACAAGCTGAGGAGGACAGGCGAGTGAGGGTCGGCGCCCAGGAGGATATCCTCGTCCTGGTGCGGCACGCGCGAACCGCGCCCGTTCCCGAACTCGAAGCGGCGGCGTGGCGCCTGGCCGAAAGCGCGACCGATGAGTGCCGCAGGCTCGCGGACGAACTGCGGCCACTGCACCCCGACCGCATCATCACCAGCGACCATCACAAGGCCGAAGCGACGGGCGCGCTCCTGGCCCGCTACCTCGGTCTTCCCCGCGAGAGCGCCGTCGGCCTCGAGGAGCACGACCGCAGCGGGGTCCCGTTCTACGAGGACCCGCGAGAATTCGTGGCGAAGGTGAAGCGGCTGTTCGATCGACCCGAAGAGGTCGTACTGGGCCAGGAAACGGCCGAGGGGGCGCTGGAACGCTACGAGGCCGCGATCCGCCGGGAGGCGGAGCTTCATGGTCGCGAGCGGTTGATCCTCGTGAGTCACGCGACGGTGATGGCCCTGCTCGTGGCTCGCCATAACGAGGTCGACGGTTTCGAGTTCTGGAAGACGCTCGAGATGCCCGAGGCGCTGGTGCTACGACTCGAGGACTTCGCCCTGCTGGATCGGCTAGGGGCAGGAGGCGCCTCGAACGAAGAGGTCAACCGCTGAGGGCGGGCCCCTTCGTCCCGCCGCCTAGCTCTGCCGGCTTCCTTCGGCCTCGGCCTTGACGGCCTTCTCGACGAACTCGCGGGCGAAGATCTTCATCTCTGCTGCCAACGCCTGGTTGCGAGTGGCGCCCTGATACGTGTCGGCCAACGACATGAGCGTCTGGAAGAGGAACTCGTTCATCTCCTGGACGGTCATCTCCTGCGTCCACAGGTCGATCCTCATGGCGTTGCGGGCCTCCGGGTCCCACAGCGCCAAGAGCATCGCTCGCGCCTCCTGCTCGCCAGGCACCGGCGCTTCGTCCGCCTGCCAGCGGATCGACTCGATGCCCTCGTCGCTGCGGTCGACGCTCAGCCTTATCTCGGAACTCTTCATATGACCGATTCTAGCCCCGCCCCGGATGGGTCGGGAGTCGCGACCGTGTGACGGGCGTCTCAATCGGCCCGGCGTGGGGGCCCCATTATTGTTGCAGCGACCTGAGCGGTCAGCGGGCCAGGCGGATCGGCGGCACCAGCCGCGGATCCCTGACTCCCGCGGTCCTCAGTAACGGGTCGAAAGGGGGGCAGAAATGCTGGAAACCATCGCTATCATCCTGATAGTTCTCTGGCTGCTGGGCCTGGTCACCGGGTACACGCTGGGCAACTTCATCTACATCCTGCTGGTCGTCGGGATAATCCTCTTCCTGGTTCGCCTCTTCAGTCGAGCGTAGCGGAGGACGGGAACCATGAGGGCAGCGACCATCGTCGGCATCCTCCTCGTCCTGCTGGGGATCGCTGTCCTCGTCTTCGGCGGCTTCTCCTTCACGCAGGAGGAGACCGTGCTCCAGCTGGGCCCCGTCGACGTCGAGGCCGCGGAACGAGAGACGGTTCCGCTGCCACCGATCCTGGGCGCGATCTCGCTCGTAGGGGGGATCGTCCTCATCGCCATGGGCAGTCGCAAGGGCTGAGGAGCCGGCAGCCGCTCAAGCAGGCTCCGTGGTATGTATCGGTCGACGGCATACGGTTATCGTCTGGCCGAACGGAGTCGGAAGCATGAAAACAGTGATCTGGATAATCGGAGCGCTCCTCATCGTGGTGGGCGTGATCAGCCTGATCTTCGGCGACTTCACGCTGCTGCAGCACGAAGCAGCCATCGAACTCGCCCCCCTCAAACTGAGGGCGGCCGAGGGGAGCACGATCCCGCTGCCGCCACTGATCGGCGGAGCGCTGGTCATCCTCGGTGTGGTCCTGATGACGGTAGGCTTGGCCGACGCCGGCCTGCCTATGAAGCGCCGCCTGGATTGACCGGAACTCGCGACCTATAACTCCTGCCGGGAGTAGCTCCGGAGGGCGGCAGCCTCTGCCTCCTCCGGCGCTCCTTAATGCCCCTTTAAGGCAACACGGCCGCAGTGCACTCCATCGTTGCCGGCATCGGCCGGGGGCCGTAGACTCGGTCGAGAACCGACGATCGACGTAGCGACCCTTCGCCCCCGAGGAGATGCGATGAACGAACTCGACCTCGTGCAACTCGCCGACAATCCCGATCCCCGCGCGCCTTGCCTGCTGCTCCTGGACACCTCGGCCTCCATGGCGGGAGCGCCGATAGGAGCGCTGAACGAGGGGCTCAGGGCGTTCAAGGACGACCTCATGAACGACGAACTCGCCCGCCGTCGCGTGGAGGTTGGAGTGGTGGCTTTCGGCAACGGCGGCGTCAACACCGCCCAGGAGTTCGTCACCGTCGAGGAGTGGGAACCCGATACGTTGGTGGCTGGAGGCTCGACGCCCATGGGCGCCGCCATCCAGCGCGGCGTCGAGATGTTGGGCGAGCGCAAGGAGATGTACAAGCGCGCCGGGCTGCAGTACTTCCGACCCTGGATGTTCCTCATCACCGACGGAGAGCCGACCGACCGCTGGGAGGAGGCGGCTCAGCAGGCGAAGCGAGAAGATGCCGGCAACGGGCTCGTATTCTTCGCCGTGGGGGTCGAACGAGCGAACATGGAGCGGCTGTCGCAGATCGCTCCGCCGGGACGGAAGCCGCTCAAGCTCAAGGGGCTGATGTTCTCCGAGCTGTTCCTGTGGCTCTCGCAGAGTCAGCAGCGGGTATCGCACTCCCGGGTGGGCGAGCAGCTCGAGTTGCCGCCCGTCGGCTGGGCGGATGTGTCGGTCTGAGCAGGCGCGTGTCGCGGACCGGGGAGTCAGGAGAGGCTGAGGTAACCGCATGTCGCGACTCCTCGGCCTGGAAGGTGGTGGCGGCGACGATCACCGGCAGTTCGCATCTCGCCCGCGACGCCGGCAACGAGGACGCTCTCCACTGCTCCTCGGCAGACGATGGCACCCTCCTGCTGGCGCTAGCCGACGGCGCCGGATCTGCGTCGCAGGCGGCTGAGGGCGCACGCCTGGCTGTCGACGAGGCGGTCGCCAGCCTGATGCGCCGGCAACCACTCGGCGACGACGAAAACGAGCTCGAGGTGGCCCTGCGTGGAGCTCTCGACGACGTGCGCAAGGCGGTGGCGAGCCGGCTCCGGCGCTCGAGACCGCAGGCGCGCCACAGGGCGAGCGACTTCGCTTCGACGCTGTTGCTGGCCGTGGTGGGCGGCGGAAGACTCGCCGCCCTACAACTGGGGGACGGTGCTGTAGTGGTCGGCAGCGAGGGCCGTTGGCAGCGGCTGACGAAACCGTACCGGGGCGTTCATGCCGGCGAGACGATCTTCGCGACCAGTCGTGGAGCGGCGCGGCGGGCCGAGGTCGGGATCGTGTCGCTCGAGCGAACGGAAGCGATCGCGCTGCTCAGCGATGGTCTGGAGCCGGTCGCGACCGACCTCGCGAGCGGCGAGCCGCACGCCCCCTTCTTCGAACCCCTCGCTTCCTTCGCCCGGCGTGACCTCCCCAGTGAACTGCTGAGCGCCGAACTCGCCGACTTCCTCGCGAGTGACCGCGTAAGGCAACGCAGCTCCGACGATCTGAGCCTGGTACTGGCGGTGCGGGACGGCCCATGACACTCGTCGCCGGCCAACTGCGGACCGCCTCCGGAAGGCCGCTCGAGCTTGGCGAGGAGCTTGGGCGTGGGGGCGAGGCGCGGGTTCACGCGATCCGGGGCGACGGCGCCTCAGCGGTGAAGCTTTACGCCACCGCCGACGCCGAACGGGCGCGCAAGCTGTCGGCGATGATCGCGCGGGCGCCGCTCGACCCCGACCGCAAGGCGGGACACGTGTCGATCGCCTGGCCCCGTGAGCTGGTACTGGCCGACGACGGCAGGGTCGTGGGGTTCGTCATGCCCCGCGTCGACGCGCGCCGCTACCTTCCACTGCACCAGCTCTATCACCCCGGCAGCAGGCGAAATCGGGCGAGCGGGATCAGCTGGCGCTACCTCGTACGGATAGCCCGCAACCTGTGCGGGGCCGTAGCGGCTCTCCACGACGCCGACTACGTCATCGGCGACCTGAACGAGAGTAACGTCCTCGTGGACGACAGGGCTCTTGTGACTCTCGTCGATCTCGACTCGATCCAGGTCACCTCCGGCTTGAAGACCTTCCGCTGCAACGTTGGCAAGGGAGAGTACACGCCTCCGGAGCTACAGGGGCGCTCCTTCCGCGACACCAACCGCAAGTCGAGCAGCGACCGGTTCGGCCTGGCCGTGCTCGTCTTCCTCCTGCTGATGGAGGGCAACCACCCGTTCGCCGGCAGTTACCGTGACGAGGGGGAACCTCCGAGTCTCGAGGAGAACATCCGCTCGCGCCGCAGCCCCTACTTCGGGCGCAGCAGACTGGCTCCCCCACTGGCTGCTCCGCCTGTCGAACTGCTGGGAAGCGAACTGCAGAGTCTGCTGCGGCGGGGAGTGCTGGGTCAACCGTGGCGCCGGCCCGATCCCCGCGAACTCAAGGAAGCCCTGGGGCAGCTCGAGGGTGAACTGGTGCAGTGTGGGGCGTCCGCGACCCACGTCTACCCCGGGCACCTCGACTCCTGTCCCTGGTGCGAGCGAGCGGCGCTGCTGGGCCGCGATCCGTTCCCCTCCGCATCGACCAGGAGCGGAGCGAAGAGCGGCGCAAGCGCGAACGGTGGGGTCGACCGGGGCCTCCTGACGGGCGGAGCGACCGGTCCGCGCCCGCGCTACGGCGGTGCGAAGGACGACCGCTCGCGGCCGCCGAACAACGGCGCGAGAGACGGCCGGTCGGGAGTCTCGACCGGGGGAGCGGCCAACGGCTACTCGGTCCCAACGGTGAATGGCGCGACCGTGGGGCGCGGCTCGCTCGCGTCCGGGCGGAGTGTGGGCAACGGGGCACCGCTGCGGGGCCGGACCTCGTACGGCAGGAACGCCGCGCCGACAAGTTCTGGCGCTGCCAGGACAGCTGGTCAGCCCGTCGGTTTCAGGGGCAGCTGGGCGCAGTTCCACGCCCGGCTCCCGCTGCTTTCGCTCTCACTGCTGGCCCTCCTGGCTGCTCCGTCGTACCGGTGGCACGCCGAGATACGCACCCAACTGGCCTCGCTGACGGCGAACTCGGTGGCTCAATACCTGGGCCTCGCATCGCTCGTTCTCCTGCCCGGCCTGGGCCTCTCTGCCGCGCTCTACCGGCGCTCACGGCAACGGCCCGAATTCGCCCGCGCGCTCATCAGGCTGGAGCGGGTCGTCAGAGCGGGGGTTGCCGCCAGTCTCATGTCGCTCCTCGCCAGCCTCGCTGCCGGGCTGCTGCTGGGCCGCGGCTCGGTCCTCGCCGGCGATTGGCTGTTACTGCCCAGTTTCTGGGTCGTGGCGTTCATCATCTCGCTTCGCACCGTGGGGCCGAGCAGGCCCTGACGGCTACGGCGGGTGTCGCCGGCGGGCATGGCAGGGCCGGGCAGCGACGACTGCCTGTCCCGCTACACCACGTGTCAGGACACTGCGGAGCCTCCGGTGCCTTGCGGTATGGTTGCTCTCATAATGCCAACAGCAGGAATGAAGGGCCTGATACTGGCCGCGGGGCACGGGACGCGGCTGCGCCCGATAACCAGTCTGAGGCCCAAACCCACGATCTCCGTGGCCAACAAGCAGCTCATCCACTACGCAGTGGACAACCTCGTCGAGGCCGGCGTTCGCCAGATCGGGATCGTCGTGAGTCACGACACCATCAACTATCTGAAGAAGAGCCTCAGCGACTACCAGGGGAACGGCGAGGGGCCGACCTTCGAGTACATCATCCAGAGCCCGCCGCGGGGTCTGGCCCATGCGGTGAAGGTGTCACGCGACTTCCTCGGCGACGACCCGTTCGTCATGTACCTGGGCGACAACCTCTTCGAGCACGGCATCCGGGGCTTCGTGGAGGCGTACCGGCCCGAGGAGGGGATCAACTCGGTCCTGGCGCTCGTCAGGGTGGAGGACCCTCGGCAGTTCGGGGTGGCGATCGTCGAGGACGGCAGGGTCAAGCGGTTGGTCGAGAAGCCGCAGGATCCGCCGAGCGACCTGGCCATCGCGGGCGTCTACGTCTTCGATGCGAACATCCATCGGATGATCGAAGGGCTCGAGCCGGGAGCGAAGGACGAGTACCAGATAACCGACGCCATCCAGAAGCTCATCGAGGCGGGCTTCCAGGTCGCGTCGGTCGAGGTTCCGGGCTGGTGGAAGGATACCGGCAGGCCGGAGGACATCCTCGACGCCAACCGCCTCCAGCTGATGAGGGTGAGGCGGGAAGTCCGCGGCACCATCGAGGACTCCGAGGTGGAGGGTGAGGTGGTCATCGAGGAGGGGGCAACCGTTACCGGCAGCCGCATAGAGGGGCCGGCGTTGATCGGGGCCGGGGCGAGGGTGGAACGGGCCCACATCGGTCCCTTCACTACCATCGGCGATCAGAGCACCATCCGTGACTCCCGGCTCGAGTATGCCGTCGTGGGCGCCGGGAGCACTATCGACGGGGTAGCTTCGCCGCTACGCGACAGTCTCATCGGCGAAGAGGTGAGCATCATCGGCGAGAACGGCAGCAAGGGCGCTCACCGTCTGATCGTAGGCGACAAGAGCAAGCTGAAGCTGAACGAGAGCTGATGCCGCATCTCTCACTCCAGCTAGCCGGGACGCTCCGGGGATTCCCTTGGCGGCTGCCGCGCCGCTTCCCGGCTCCCCGGCAGCAGCACCCCGAATTCGTTGCCATGCCCGTCCGCGTCGCGCCACCAGGCGTGGCCGCCCCACCCTTCGGCTATCGAGCGGACGACGTACAGTCCCACGCCGTTTTCTCGTGAACGGGGGCCCCGGACCGGCTGTTGCAGCGCCGTCAGCGCCGTCGAGTCGAGCGGGAGCGGTTCACCTTGGTCGCGCACCATCAGTTTCACCCAGCCGTTGTCCGGCTCTGCCTGCACCACGACCCCGCCCCCTTCCGGGCCATGGATCGACGCGTTCTCGATCAGGTTGAGGATGACCTGCAGGACCTTGTCGGGATCGGCCCAAACTATCTGGCGCCCGGTCGCATCCTCGAGCCGTACACCGCGCTCCTCCAACATCGGCGCGAGGATCTGCTGCGCCCTCGCCAGCACCTCGGCGAGGGGGAGACGCCGCTCGCGAGGGGGCGATACCTCGGTCGTCAGATCGCCAAGCAGCCGAACTACCCTGTCGGCCTCATGGACCGCCCGCTCGAGCAGCCGTGCTTTCTCCCCGGGGTCGAGATCGTCGATCTCGAGCGCTTCGAGGGTCGAGCGGACCGTGGTCATCGGGGTGCGCAGCTCATGGGAGAGGGTCGCCAGTAGCGCTTCGGCTTCCTCACGGGCCCGCCTCGCCTCGCTCAGGTCGCGGAGCGCCATTCCGCCTGGTATGGGGACCGCCTCGACCACCCTCCCTGCCAAGCGGACCTCCACACGGTCGCCGTGAAGGCACACCCGCTCGAGCCGGTGGTCGCGCAAGACGGTTATCAGCCGCTTCCCCGCTGCCCAGGCGGGATCGGCGTCCAGCATCGTGCCGGCAGCGCTGTTGATCCGCACGACCCGGTCGCCTTCGAACAGGACGACGCCTTCGGCGAGGCCGTCGATCCAGTCAGCCGGTGTGGCCATCGTTCTCGATACCGCTTCTGGCACCCTTCCCGATGCCGTTCCTGGTACTGCCGGCTATCCGGTAGCCCTTGCCCCTCACCGTCTCGACGCACTCCTCGCCGAGCCTGCTGCGAAGCTGAGCAACGTGCTGGTCGACGGTTCTCTCGCTGCCCAGGAAGTCACCGCCCCACACCCGATCCAGCAGCTCGGCGCGAGAGAAGACCCGGTCGGGATTCGACGCCAGGAAGACGAGCAGGTCGAACTCGCGGCGGGTGAGGGTCAGCTGAGTTCCCCCCTTCGAAACGGCCGCGCCCTCGAGGTCGATCCGCACCTCGCCGATCCGCAGCTCGTTCTTCGGCGGCAGCCGGCGAAGGAGCGCCCGTAGACGCGCTACGAGTTCGGCGGCGCTGAACGGCTTGGTGAGGTAGTCGTCGGCCCCGGCCTCGAGGCCACCCACCCTGTCGTGCTCGCTGGCCCGGGCCGTGAGCATCAGCACCGGCAGCCTGGCAACGGCGGGATCGGATCGCAGCCGGCGCAGGAAGGCATCTCCGCTCTCGTCGGGCAACATCCGGTCGAGAACCAACGCGTCGGCCTCGGTCAGCAGCGGCCAGGCCTCACCCGAGCTAGCGGCTTCCAGCGGAGCGAACCCGCCCCGGCGCAGGTGCAGTGCCACCAGTTCGCGCACACTGCTCTCGTCCTCCACGATCAGGATCCGGGCGCTGGCGCTCACTGGGGGGGTTCAGCCGAAGTGGCCCGAGACGTAGCGCTCGGTCATCTCACTCTGTGGGTTGGTGAAGATCTGATCGGTGGGTCCCTCCTCGACCAGCACTCCCAGGTGCATGAAGGCCGTCCTGTCACTCACCCTGCCAGCCTGCTGCATGTTGTGGGTGACGATCACCACTGTGTACTCCTGCTTGATCTCGTGGATGAGCTGCTCTATCCGGTCGGTGGCGATCGGGTCGAGCGCGCTGGTGGGTTCGTCCATCAGGATAAGGTCGGGCTCCGTTGCCATCGCCCGGGCGATGCAGAGCCGCTGCTGTTGCCCGCCGGAGAGCCCCAGACCCGACTGCCGCAGTTTGTCCTGGACTTCGTCCCACAGGGCGGCCTTGCGGAGCGACCTCTCCACCAGCTCGTCGAGGTCCCCCTTGTACCGGTTTAGCCGCGGCCCGAAGGCGACGTTGTCGTAGACGCTCTTGGGGAACGGATTGGCCTTCTGGAACACCATCCCGATCCGCCGTCGAACTTCCACCGGATCGACAGCGGGATCGTAGATGTTCACCCCTTCGTAGGCGATCGTCCCTTCGACCCGCACCCCCGGGACCAGGTCGTTCATCCGGTTGATGCTGCGCATGAGCGTCGATTTTCCACACCCCGAGGCACCGATCAGGGCTGTCACCTGATTCTTGGGCACGGACAGGGAGATGTTATGCAGCGCCTGGAAATCTCCGTACCAGAGGCTGAACCGTTCGATGTTGAGGAGCGCCTCGGGCGCGTGCACAGGTTCGGTGCGAACCGTCTCGCCGCGCGGGATGGTCGTCTGCAGTGCCATTACCAGGTCCTTTCGAAGCGTCGGCGGAGGTAGAAAGCGAGCGCGTAGAGCACGACCAGCACCGCCAGCAACACCAGTATCGCCGCCGATGCCACGTTGCGGAACTCCTCCTGGTTCTCGGCGACCCATGAGTAGATCTGCACCGGAACGACCGTGTAGTTGGAGAGGAGGCCGTTAGGGGCGAAGGGAACGAAGGCGGCGGCGCCCACGAGCAGCAGCGGCGCGGTCTCGCCGATAGCGCGAGCGACCGACAAAATCAGGCCGGTGACGATCCCCGGCACGGCGTTGGGCAGGACTACCCGCCTCACCGTCTGCCACTTGGTCGCGCCCAGCCCGTAGCTCGCTTGGCGGAGCGTGCCCGGCACCGAGCGAATCGCCTCCCTCGATGCGATAATCACCACCGGAAGTATCAGTAGAGCCAGGGTGAGGGCTGCAGCCAGGACCGTCGGACCGATGTTGGCGAGCCGCACGAACAGGTAGAGCCCGAGGATGCCGTAGACGATGCTGGGCACTCCCGCCAGGTTGCGGATATTCACCTCGATGGTCCTCGTGAGCCGGTTGTCGCCAGCGTACTCCTCGAGATAGACGGCGGTGCCCACGCCCAGCGGCAGCGCGATGAGGATCACCAGGGTTATCACCCAGACGGTGCCGGCGAGAGCCGACTTGAGCCCGGCCATGACCGGGCTGCGGGAGGCGTTCTCGCCGAAGAACGTGAGGTCGAGCCAGGGGTTGAGGTAGAGGTTCTCCTGCGGGCCGAGGCCGCTGCGCAACTCGTCCACTCTGCCGATCCCTTCGAGCAGTGGGTAGCTCTGCACCGTCTCATCCCGGGTGCTGGTGACTACCCAGCGGAAGGGACCATCCGCCGCGTACCACATGAGCTCGATCCGGTTCCTCGCGAAGAAGATCCGGCGGCTCCGGTCGTTGCCCAGGACCTCCTCGATCTCGACGGCCGAAAGTCCCTGGGCCATCAGCTCGAGCCTGGCCACCCTCTCGCCGCCGAACGGCGCCTGCCACCAGGCGAACGTCTCGCCGCTATTGGCGGGGCGCGCAACCTGCCATGAGACGGTATCGGTTACCACGTCGAAGAGCAGCACCGCGACGAACAGGAGCGCCAGCACCACCGGCACGAAGGTCAGGGCGGCGAAGATGCGCCCGGCGCGGCGCCGAGCGGCAGTTCGCTCCCGCCCCCGGCCGGCGAACAGCGGGCCGCCACGGGCGGGTTCGGCGGCAGGTGCGTCGAAGCGTCTCATTCGTAGCGCTCCTGGAAGCGTCTCACTACCGCCTGCGCGGCAAGGTTGAGGAAGAGGGTCATGACGAAGAGAGTGGCGGCCACGGCGTATAGCGACCTGGCTGCGAGCGAACCCGCGGGCTGGTCGCCGGTCGCCGCCTGGACGATGAATGAAGTCATGGTGGCTATCGTCTTGCGGGGATCGAAGTGGAGGTCGGGTCGCTGGCCGGCCGCCAGCGTGACTATCATCGTCTCGCCGATGGCACGCGCGATCGCCAGTATGAGAGAGGCGACTATGCCCGAGAGCGCCGCCGGCATCACCACCTTCAGAATCAGCTCGTGCTTGGCGGCCCCCAAGCCGTAGCCGGCCTCCCGCAACGACCCGGGTACCGCCTGCATCGCGTCGACCGAGATGCTGGAGATCGTGGGCAGGATCATGAAGCCCATCACGATCCCGGCCGAGAGCGGGTTGAACAGGTCGACACCGGGGATGATGCCGCGCAGCACCGGGGTCAGGAAGAGCAGGGCGAAGTAGCCCAGGACTACAGTGGGGATGCCGGCAAGGAGCTCGAGCACCGGCAGGATCCGCCGCCGCCGGTTGGCGCTGGCGAACTCTGAGAGGTAGATGGCGGAACCGAGCCCCAGCGGCGCACCCACGATCAGCGCGATCGTCGTTACCAGCAGCGTGCCGGTCACCAGCGGGGCGATGCCGAAGTGCTGGTCGAGGAAAAGCGGCGTCCACTGGGGATCTGTGAAGAACTCGAGTAGCGAGACCTCACGGAAGAACCCAACCGTCTCGGTGGCGAGCACGACGATGACAGCCGCCGTAGTGAAGATCGAAACCAGAGCGCAGGCCAGGAGGAGGCCGGCTATGACCCGCTCGCCGCGGCTCCTGGCGCCGCGCCGGCCCAAGCCGGCCGCAAGGATGGCGCTGCTCGGTTTCATAGGACGCTCCCTCTCAGCTTCCCATCACTCCCCTGCCCGTTTCATATGCCAGGTCGTGCCGGAGCATGCTCCGGGGAACAACCTATCGCAGTCTCGTTGAGCGCACTACGCGATGAGCCG
Proteins encoded in this region:
- a CDS encoding ATP-binding protein, giving the protein MATPADWIDGLAEGVVLFEGDRVVRINSAAGTMLDADPAWAAGKRLITVLRDHRLERVCLHGDRVEVRLAGRVVEAVPIPGGMALRDLSEARRAREEAEALLATLSHELRTPMTTVRSTLEALEIDDLDPGEKARLLERAVHEADRVVRLLGDLTTEVSPPRERRLPLAEVLARAQQILAPMLEERGVRLEDATGRQIVWADPDKVLQVILNLIENASIHGPEGGGVVVQAEPDNGWVKLMVRDQGEPLPLDSTALTALQQPVRGPRSRENGVGLYVVRSIAEGWGGHAWWRDADGHGNEFGVLLPGSREAARQPPRESPERPG
- a CDS encoding PP2C family serine/threonine-protein phosphatase, translated to MAATITGSSHLARDAGNEDALHCSSADDGTLLLALADGAGSASQAAEGARLAVDEAVASLMRRQPLGDDENELEVALRGALDDVRKAVASRLRRSRPQARHRASDFASTLLLAVVGGGRLAALQLGDGAVVVGSEGRWQRLTKPYRGVHAGETIFATSRGAARRAEVGIVSLERTEAIALLSDGLEPVATDLASGEPHAPFFEPLASFARRDLPSELLSAELADFLASDRVRQRSSDDLSLVLAVRDGP
- the pstC gene encoding phosphate ABC transporter permease subunit PstC, with product MKPSSAILAAGLGRRGARSRGERVIAGLLLACALVSIFTTAAVIVVLATETVGFFREVSLLEFFTDPQWTPLFLDQHFGIAPLVTGTLLVTTIALIVGAPLGLGSAIYLSEFASANRRRRILPVLELLAGIPTVVLGYFALLFLTPVLRGIIPGVDLFNPLSAGIVMGFMILPTISSISVDAMQAVPGSLREAGYGLGAAKHELILKVVMPAALSGIVASLILAIARAIGETMIVTLAAGQRPDLHFDPRKTIATMTSFIVQAATGDQPAGSLAARSLYAVAATLFVMTLFLNLAAQAVVRRFQERYE
- the pstA gene encoding phosphate ABC transporter permease PstA, with the translated sequence MRRFDAPAAEPARGGPLFAGRGRERTAARRRAGRIFAALTFVPVVLALLFVAVLLFDVVTDTVSWQVARPANSGETFAWWQAPFGGERVARLELMAQGLSAVEIEEVLGNDRSRRIFFARNRIELMWYAADGPFRWVVTSTRDETVQSYPLLEGIGRVDELRSGLGPQENLYLNPWLDLTFFGENASRSPVMAGLKSALAGTVWVITLVILIALPLGVGTAVYLEEYAGDNRLTRTIEVNIRNLAGVPSIVYGILGLYLFVRLANIGPTVLAAALTLALLILPVVIIASREAIRSVPGTLRQASYGLGATKWQTVRRVVLPNAVPGIVTGLILSVARAIGETAPLLLVGAAAFVPFAPNGLLSNYTVVPVQIYSWVAENQEEFRNVASAAILVLLAVLVVLYALAFYLRRRFERTW
- a CDS encoding serine hydrolase, with product MDTSRLEEFVFEKMARTRLPGLSLALVADEELRYARGFGQRDLDDGRPATPNTLYSIGSVTKSFTALAVLQLVERGVLDLSDPVEKHLPYDIRPKGGTVRLEHLLTHSSGIPALAYSEAVIGHANGTGGRPLPIGGPEDVLTFMSGSAEWAESLPGERWAYANEGYALLGLIVEEVSGQKYEEYLRQNVLRPLGMERSFFARSEVEADADVAVPYVLPADAPPRPGRYLYRNIRSEGGLISNVLDLARYLRVFLAGGAGVVEPGSVEAMMRPRVDGPFRRSGLAGEPAGDVASGWGFGLVAEELLGRKMVGHGGSVLVSTAYLAFLPEDGLGVAVLANASGYPLRKIARAALATMLGEGPEVVPAVKVESELESVCGRYRGFRGAIEATVEREGDFLRLRFDGSAAEQAILVPEQLTGRELRFFTLTDGLRLPVVIRRSQTGTELLFERHKLRRTGE
- a CDS encoding glucose-1-phosphate thymidylyltransferase; translated protein: MPTAGMKGLILAAGHGTRLRPITSLRPKPTISVANKQLIHYAVDNLVEAGVRQIGIVVSHDTINYLKKSLSDYQGNGEGPTFEYIIQSPPRGLAHAVKVSRDFLGDDPFVMYLGDNLFEHGIRGFVEAYRPEEGINSVLALVRVEDPRQFGVAIVEDGRVKRLVEKPQDPPSDLAIAGVYVFDANIHRMIEGLEPGAKDEYQITDAIQKLIEAGFQVASVEVPGWWKDTGRPEDILDANRLQLMRVRREVRGTIEDSEVEGEVVIEEGATVTGSRIEGPALIGAGARVERAHIGPFTTIGDQSTIRDSRLEYAVVGAGSTIDGVASPLRDSLIGEEVSIIGENGSKGAHRLIVGDKSKLKLNES
- a CDS encoding response regulator transcription factor gives rise to the protein MSASARILIVEDESSVRELVALHLRRGGFAPLEAASSGEAWPLLTEADALVLDRMLPDESGDAFLRRLRSDPAVARLPVLMLTARASEHDRVGGLEAGADDYLTKPFSAAELVARLRALLRRLPPKNELRIGEVRIDLEGAAVSKGGTQLTLTRREFDLLVFLASNPDRVFSRAELLDRVWGGDFLGSERTVDQHVAQLRSRLGEECVETVRGKGYRIAGSTRNGIGKGARSGIENDGHTG
- the pstB gene encoding phosphate ABC transporter ATP-binding protein PstB gives rise to the protein MALQTTIPRGETVRTEPVHAPEALLNIERFSLWYGDFQALHNISLSVPKNQVTALIGASGCGKSTLMRSINRMNDLVPGVRVEGTIAYEGVNIYDPAVDPVEVRRRIGMVFQKANPFPKSVYDNVAFGPRLNRYKGDLDELVERSLRKAALWDEVQDKLRQSGLGLSGGQQQRLCIARAMATEPDLILMDEPTSALDPIATDRIEQLIHEIKQEYTVVIVTHNMQQAGRVSDRTAFMHLGVLVEEGPTDQIFTNPQSEMTERYVSGHFG
- a CDS encoding histidine phosphatase family protein, with the translated sequence MRVGAQEDILVLVRHARTAPVPELEAAAWRLAESATDECRRLADELRPLHPDRIITSDHHKAEATGALLARYLGLPRESAVGLEEHDRSGVPFYEDPREFVAKVKRLFDRPEEVVLGQETAEGALERYEAAIRREAELHGRERLILVSHATVMALLVARHNEVDGFEFWKTLEMPEALVLRLEDFALLDRLGAGGASNEEVNR
- a CDS encoding VWA domain-containing protein → MNELDLVQLADNPDPRAPCLLLLDTSASMAGAPIGALNEGLRAFKDDLMNDELARRRVEVGVVAFGNGGVNTAQEFVTVEEWEPDTLVAGGSTPMGAAIQRGVEMLGERKEMYKRAGLQYFRPWMFLITDGEPTDRWEEAAQQAKREDAGNGLVFFAVGVERANMERLSQIAPPGRKPLKLKGLMFSELFLWLSQSQQRVSHSRVGEQLELPPVGWADVSV
- a CDS encoding lmo0937 family membrane protein, producing MLETIAIILIVLWLLGLVTGYTLGNFIYILLVVGIILFLVRLFSRA